The following proteins come from a genomic window of Rhodopirellula bahusiensis:
- a CDS encoding DUF1559 domain-containing protein produces the protein MNVRQSKPLARLGSMKQGFTLVELLVVIAIIGVLVGLLAPALQSIRETSRRAACQSKMITIGLAIQGYHDRWMHFPVGTVLDPNDGIAGPIASTAAGNHHNWLGRLMDLMDQPVIGDRIIRSVSVYDEANRPVLELSVPHVQCPSAERTPDNASSYVGLHHPTEKSIDESDHGVFILNVAITRDDVTDGLANTAFVSEKLLSLDDLGWLSGTRATLRNVGGGIQTDNDRFAKPPASAVGSVGSRHPGGAHFLFGSGEVRFQSAQTDPRILEQIVDRRDGELPLQFQSIESLREQSLE, from the coding sequence ATGAACGTTCGCCAATCAAAACCTCTCGCTCGTTTGGGCAGCATGAAACAAGGCTTCACCTTGGTGGAATTGCTGGTCGTGATCGCGATCATCGGGGTCCTGGTCGGATTGCTTGCCCCTGCCCTCCAATCGATTCGCGAAACGTCGCGGCGTGCGGCCTGTCAATCGAAAATGATCACGATTGGTTTAGCGATCCAAGGCTACCATGATCGCTGGATGCACTTTCCGGTGGGAACTGTCCTGGATCCAAACGACGGAATCGCCGGGCCGATTGCAAGCACCGCCGCCGGGAACCATCACAATTGGTTGGGGCGGTTGATGGATTTGATGGACCAACCCGTCATCGGCGATCGAATCATTCGCTCGGTCAGCGTTTACGACGAGGCCAATCGGCCTGTGTTGGAATTGAGTGTTCCGCACGTTCAGTGTCCATCTGCTGAGAGGACACCCGACAACGCGAGCAGCTACGTTGGGCTGCATCACCCGACCGAAAAATCGATCGACGAAAGTGACCATGGCGTCTTCATCCTCAACGTCGCGATCACGCGCGACGATGTGACCGATGGATTGGCCAACACCGCTTTCGTATCCGAGAAACTGTTGTCGCTCGATGACTTGGGTTGGCTCAGCGGGACTCGTGCCACGCTACGGAATGTTGGTGGTGGAATCCAAACGGACAATGATCGCTTTGCCAAGCCTCCTGCATCAGCGGTGGGCTCGGTCGGGAGTCGCCACCCCGGCGGTGCCCACTTCCTATTCGGATCCGGCGAAGTCCGTTTCCAGTCCGCCCAAACCGACCCGCGAATCTTGGAACAAATCGTCGACCGGCGCGACGGGGAATTGCCCCTGCAATTTCAATCGATCGAATCGCTTCGAGAACAGAGTTTGGAATGA
- a CDS encoding type II secretion system F family protein, producing MSHQFAFIGIAIVCGLFAATLRTIKRNLIAKPAPRFRPRSVRIFAFFEWLFWLACVISLAISALHPVTFVLLAMLIGTVFVARRWTYLDEAESLNRWMRMAAGTRASYPALAESLANGSTSRIACQAKSFSARLMRGESLVNAVRRSKLPVSVDTLAAIQHAQPQSTAASAKETSRFEDIDATTPASAPIIAEQFIYLLATMFLAWGMGFFVQSYLFEMFDEFTEEFNGSSSKFDVAMQTITMVYETIMIVLSIWFVMAILIRWQPNWLIRWIPWFGKDAIARWRCELLRSLAIGIRAGHAEPELLSLAAQSSRVRWIRKRCRKASRLIENGTPLPVALRNSRVVTSKEQSWLTSAAGNHHLPSAINQLVDNIMRRRSLRWKLRMSWLVPLATVFVGIYVTAHIVAVFHFLNGLTRGLS from the coding sequence GTGTCACATCAATTTGCCTTCATAGGTATTGCCATTGTTTGCGGCCTCTTCGCCGCGACCTTGCGGACAATCAAGCGGAATCTGATCGCAAAGCCAGCACCGCGATTTCGCCCGCGGAGTGTTCGCATCTTTGCGTTCTTTGAATGGCTGTTTTGGTTGGCTTGTGTGATTTCGCTGGCAATCTCCGCGCTCCATCCGGTCACGTTTGTTTTGTTGGCCATGCTGATAGGAACGGTGTTCGTTGCCCGGCGTTGGACTTACCTTGACGAAGCGGAATCGCTGAATCGTTGGATGCGAATGGCGGCGGGCACGCGCGCGTCGTACCCCGCCTTGGCGGAATCGCTCGCCAATGGCTCGACCAGCCGCATCGCCTGCCAAGCGAAGTCGTTCTCTGCCCGATTGATGCGAGGCGAGTCACTGGTCAACGCCGTCCGGCGATCCAAGCTGCCGGTGTCGGTCGACACGCTCGCGGCAATCCAACATGCCCAGCCGCAATCGACTGCCGCATCAGCGAAAGAAACGTCGCGATTCGAAGACATCGACGCCACCACTCCGGCGTCCGCCCCCATCATTGCCGAACAATTCATTTACCTGCTTGCCACCATGTTTTTGGCATGGGGCATGGGCTTTTTCGTTCAGTCCTACCTCTTTGAAATGTTTGATGAATTCACGGAGGAGTTCAATGGCTCCAGTTCAAAGTTTGATGTTGCCATGCAAACGATCACGATGGTCTACGAAACGATAATGATCGTCCTTTCGATCTGGTTCGTGATGGCGATCCTGATTCGCTGGCAACCAAATTGGTTGATCCGCTGGATCCCATGGTTTGGGAAGGATGCGATCGCTCGTTGGCGTTGCGAACTCCTGCGGTCGCTGGCGATCGGCATTCGTGCGGGGCACGCTGAACCTGAGCTGTTGTCCCTTGCGGCGCAATCGTCTCGGGTTCGCTGGATTCGCAAACGTTGCCGCAAAGCGTCCCGATTGATCGAAAATGGAACCCCCTTGCCGGTCGCTCTTCGAAATTCGCGAGTGGTCACATCGAAAGAACAGTCCTGGTTGACCAGCGCGGCCGGCAACCATCACTTGCCTTCCGCAATCAATCAATTGGTCGACAACATCATGCGGCGTCGATCGTTACGATGGAAACTTCGCATGTCGTGGTTGGTCCCGCTGGCCACGGTGTTCGTAGGAATCTATGTGACGGCTCACATCGTGGCTGTGTTTCACTTTCTCAATGGACTCACGAGAGGACTCAGTTGA
- the ygfZ gene encoding CAF17-like 4Fe-4S cluster assembly/insertion protein YgfZ, with translation MPSSLSLIRLPALSIVDLVGADATAILHNLTTNDVKKLTNDSQPRLGLETFVTNVRGKCLGHVVVFAIENGYRMIGAPGVVATADNSGSTRQSQAIAEHADRYTIREDATPVIRDEELAAWMVIDGDDEPCQTTPPPSMTTQDDIDSYQLPWVKSGTLFLLPVETVADHPSLIAKRLGMEPESLTTADESDFHSHRVAAGFPWYGIDLTDAHLPQEADRETQTISFTKGCYLGQETVARLDALGQVQKKLVRWKLSELSAGTGPAADDKLSAVDAGEGAKPVGRITSVGRIDDQGEGLAMGYARRSHFEAGAKLAGNVGEVAYTAEVLPPVLGETPE, from the coding sequence ATGCCATCTTCTTTGTCGCTGATCCGATTGCCCGCATTGTCGATCGTGGATTTGGTCGGTGCTGACGCAACCGCGATCTTGCACAACTTGACCACCAACGACGTCAAAAAGCTGACGAACGACTCGCAACCGCGTTTGGGTTTGGAAACGTTTGTGACCAACGTACGCGGCAAATGCCTCGGTCACGTGGTCGTCTTTGCGATTGAAAATGGTTACCGAATGATCGGAGCCCCGGGCGTGGTTGCGACGGCTGATAATTCCGGCAGCACGCGTCAGTCGCAAGCGATCGCCGAACACGCCGACCGATACACGATTCGCGAAGACGCGACGCCGGTGATCCGCGATGAAGAGCTGGCCGCTTGGATGGTGATCGATGGCGATGACGAGCCATGCCAGACGACTCCGCCGCCGAGCATGACAACTCAGGACGACATTGATTCGTATCAATTGCCGTGGGTGAAGTCGGGCACGTTGTTCTTGCTTCCGGTCGAAACCGTCGCGGATCATCCATCGCTGATCGCGAAACGGTTGGGGATGGAGCCGGAATCATTGACGACGGCGGACGAGAGCGATTTTCATTCTCACCGCGTCGCGGCGGGGTTCCCTTGGTATGGAATCGATTTGACCGACGCCCATTTGCCGCAGGAAGCCGACCGAGAGACGCAAACAATCAGCTTCACGAAAGGTTGCTACCTCGGACAAGAAACCGTCGCTCGTTTGGACGCACTGGGACAGGTGCAAAAGAAGTTGGTCCGTTGGAAGCTGTCAGAATTGTCGGCAGGCACCGGACCGGCAGCGGATGACAAGCTCTCGGCCGTCGATGCAGGTGAGGGTGCCAAACCAGTTGGACGAATCACCAGCGTCGGGCGGATCGACGATCAAGGCGAAGGATTGGCCATGGGTTATGCCCGCCGCAGCCACTTCGAGGCGGGAGCGAAATTGGCGGGAAACGTGGGTGAAGTGGCCTACACCGCAGAAGTTTTACCGCCAGTGTTGGGAGAAACGCCGGAATGA
- the ypfJ gene encoding KPN_02809 family neutral zinc metallopeptidase, whose protein sequence is MRWRGRRQSDNVEDRRTSGGGAVVGGGIGVIVIAIIIGLLGGNPQQFLQQAAQQPAPAGAGGEVELTPQEIEAGEFVSTVFADTEDVWTDLFAQAGRDYKKPTLVLFKDQVNSGCGMASSGTGPFYCPADEKVYLDTSFFGQLARQLGAPGDFAQAYVVAHEVGHHVQNLLGYTDQLDQIRQKVPEVEYNKYSVRLELQADFFAGVMLHHAEKKYRIIEDGDIEEAMTAARAIGDDTLQKRSRGYVQPETFNHGTSEQRLRWFTKGLQTGDLNQGDTFQTDQL, encoded by the coding sequence ATGCGTTGGCGTGGACGACGACAAAGTGACAATGTGGAAGATCGTCGAACCAGCGGCGGTGGCGCTGTCGTTGGTGGCGGAATCGGCGTGATCGTGATCGCGATCATCATCGGTTTGCTCGGCGGCAACCCACAGCAGTTCCTGCAACAAGCCGCCCAGCAACCCGCTCCTGCCGGTGCCGGCGGCGAAGTCGAACTGACGCCCCAAGAAATCGAGGCCGGCGAATTTGTCAGCACCGTTTTCGCAGATACGGAAGACGTTTGGACGGATCTGTTCGCACAAGCGGGCCGCGACTACAAAAAACCAACGTTGGTTTTGTTCAAAGACCAAGTCAACAGTGGATGCGGCATGGCCAGCAGCGGCACGGGACCGTTCTATTGCCCGGCCGATGAAAAAGTTTATCTCGACACATCCTTCTTCGGCCAACTGGCTCGCCAACTCGGTGCACCGGGGGATTTCGCTCAAGCCTACGTGGTCGCTCACGAAGTCGGTCACCACGTTCAAAACCTGCTTGGCTACACCGATCAACTCGATCAAATTCGTCAGAAGGTTCCCGAGGTCGAATACAACAAGTATTCGGTTCGCCTGGAACTGCAAGCGGACTTCTTTGCCGGAGTGATGCTGCACCATGCGGAAAAAAAATACCGCATCATCGAAGACGGAGACATCGAAGAGGCCATGACGGCCGCGCGAGCCATCGGCGACGACACGTTGCAAAAACGCAGTCGCGGTTACGTCCAACCTGAAACGTTCAACCACGGCACCAGCGAACAACGTCTGCGTTGGTTCACCAAAGGCTTGCAAACCGGCGACCTGAATCAAGGCGACACTTTCCAGACGGACCAGCTTTAG
- a CDS encoding type II secretion system F family protein, with protein sequence MTSDPAPTPASTAKPFQLNDESLALLLEEVSAMANSGRSLVSGLAGLNDAALGRLGRAAVFVHARVEQGQSPSVAMASLSLPYQTPIRIAMQIMAETGSAQPIHETVRLIRQREDQRRRVWLAAINPLLNMLVASVVVFFVLPWILVSISESEPVTSPFAPSIAEICEAFARNYALAAVVVIGVLACFAVWMHWGIRRSIQRAQPSRVLATFCRWLAIQIEIPSANIDTARAIECAAEVAASGAPGGWKTVASNVRGGATSEHSLEIPEETPTPIKECVVDLVGGKRDPESIAHDLRGLSELHEQKANQQQSWWLQNVPHWIAWILMIAIIIVLLQAAISPLLNAIGGIPQ encoded by the coding sequence ATGACCAGTGACCCCGCTCCAACACCCGCCTCCACGGCCAAACCGTTCCAACTCAATGACGAGTCGCTCGCGTTGTTGCTGGAGGAAGTCTCCGCGATGGCCAACTCGGGGCGTTCACTCGTCTCAGGCTTGGCGGGATTGAACGACGCGGCACTCGGCCGTCTCGGTCGTGCGGCTGTTTTTGTTCACGCGCGAGTCGAGCAAGGCCAATCTCCTTCCGTCGCGATGGCTTCGCTGTCGTTGCCCTACCAGACGCCGATTCGAATCGCCATGCAGATCATGGCGGAAACGGGATCAGCTCAGCCCATTCACGAAACCGTTCGGTTGATTCGCCAACGCGAGGACCAACGACGAAGGGTTTGGCTGGCTGCCATCAACCCGCTTCTCAACATGCTGGTCGCCTCGGTCGTGGTGTTCTTCGTGCTGCCTTGGATCTTGGTTTCCATTTCGGAGTCGGAACCCGTCACATCGCCTTTTGCTCCTTCCATCGCGGAAATCTGCGAGGCATTCGCGAGGAACTACGCCCTCGCCGCCGTGGTTGTGATCGGTGTCCTGGCGTGCTTCGCAGTCTGGATGCACTGGGGGATCAGACGCTCAATCCAACGAGCCCAACCGTCCCGCGTCCTGGCGACGTTCTGCCGTTGGTTGGCGATTCAAATCGAGATCCCTTCCGCGAACATCGACACCGCCCGAGCGATCGAATGCGCCGCAGAAGTCGCTGCTTCCGGGGCACCAGGAGGTTGGAAGACCGTGGCCTCGAACGTTCGCGGGGGCGCCACCTCCGAGCATTCACTCGAAATCCCGGAGGAGACTCCCACCCCGATCAAAGAGTGCGTCGTCGACTTGGTCGGGGGAAAACGCGATCCCGAATCGATCGCCCATGACCTGCGAGGGCTCAGCGAACTGCATGAACAAAAGGCGAACCAACAACAAAGCTGGTGGCTGCAGAACGTTCCCCACTGGATCGCTTGGATCCTGATGATCGCCATCATCATTGTTTTGTTGCAGGCCGCAATTTCTCCGCTGCTCAATGCCATTGGGGGAATCCCTCAATGA
- a CDS encoding ECF-type sigma factor, producing MNDLTLEEFADLLELVRQGDDDATAVLWERYFQPLVRLAGTRLPKNLRRSGDEEDIALSAFHSFIAGVRREKFPDLSGPDNLWGLLITLTSRKVNAHLRRQTRQKRGGGQVRGESVFLDASGDSGRAGLEQFAGRGESDNTPPDLRLELAEACERLLDDLPDEQLREIAVMRMDGFLVDEIATKLGVSKRAVERRLQLIRKTWTEAAESVTDQT from the coding sequence ATGAACGATTTGACGCTCGAAGAGTTCGCAGATCTGTTGGAACTCGTTCGCCAAGGCGACGACGACGCGACCGCGGTTTTGTGGGAACGCTACTTCCAGCCCCTCGTTCGGCTGGCAGGAACAAGATTGCCCAAGAACCTTCGGCGGTCTGGCGACGAAGAAGACATAGCGCTCTCTGCCTTTCACAGTTTCATTGCTGGCGTCCGACGCGAAAAGTTCCCGGATTTGTCGGGCCCGGATAATCTCTGGGGACTGCTGATCACGTTGACCAGTCGCAAGGTGAACGCCCATTTGCGCCGTCAAACGCGGCAAAAACGCGGTGGTGGCCAGGTCCGAGGTGAGTCAGTCTTTCTGGACGCTTCGGGCGATTCCGGACGGGCTGGGTTGGAACAATTTGCCGGGCGAGGAGAATCCGACAACACCCCGCCGGACTTGAGGCTGGAGTTGGCGGAGGCCTGCGAGAGGCTGTTGGACGATTTGCCGGACGAGCAATTGCGTGAAATCGCAGTGATGCGAATGGACGGTTTTTTGGTAGACGAAATCGCGACCAAATTGGGCGTGAGCAAACGAGCGGTTGAGCGAAGATTGCAGCTAATTCGCAAAACGTGGACTGAAGCGGCGGAGTCCGTGACCGACCAAACATAG
- a CDS encoding GspE/PulE family protein: MPKIFAGELSSVISPASRLSPTDPNFATEVIQACLNSAIRRGASDVHIQPRVESWEISFRIDGVLQTVESFPRSDESDPVARLMALAGLPSYRMGVPQEGPLRWRSGQSHLNGSDIEHEMRLGVFPTVHGNRAAIRIMEDRENVRQLHELGLDENTLSRLETICNARDGWLLVAGPAGSGKTTTLYACLSHIASGDFRRSVLTIEDPIESVIDSISQSQLQSSSGLTLASAMRAAVRQDAEVLLVSEIRDVETAEAVLAASMTGHLCFSSIHAGTVGGTLRRLVQMNLPTFAIQSGLRGVMCQRLLRRRCDACDPDANDASDCGLCHGAGYSGRIPISQIVDLNDSEIGSSIFDALVNQLPASKLDRIIEDAGNESLRAQAERLIEEGVTDREEVFRVLGHNVLGHNDSGDRS; this comes from the coding sequence GTGCCCAAGATTTTCGCAGGAGAACTTTCATCGGTGATCAGCCCCGCGTCTCGTCTGTCCCCAACGGATCCAAACTTCGCCACCGAAGTGATCCAAGCTTGCTTGAACTCCGCGATCCGTCGCGGTGCCAGCGACGTGCATATCCAGCCACGCGTGGAATCATGGGAAATCTCGTTTCGAATCGATGGCGTGCTGCAAACGGTTGAGTCGTTTCCACGCAGTGACGAGAGCGACCCGGTGGCGCGGCTGATGGCGCTCGCGGGATTGCCGTCCTACCGAATGGGCGTTCCACAAGAAGGCCCGCTGCGGTGGCGGAGTGGTCAATCACATCTCAACGGAAGCGACATCGAGCACGAGATGCGACTGGGAGTCTTCCCGACCGTTCATGGCAACCGGGCCGCCATTCGAATCATGGAAGACCGCGAAAACGTTCGGCAACTGCATGAACTTGGGCTTGATGAAAACACACTGAGTCGACTGGAAACGATCTGCAACGCTCGCGATGGTTGGTTGCTGGTCGCCGGTCCTGCGGGAAGCGGCAAGACGACGACCCTGTACGCTTGCCTATCGCACATCGCCAGCGGTGATTTCCGGCGCAGCGTTTTGACAATCGAAGACCCGATCGAATCGGTGATCGACTCAATCAGTCAAAGCCAACTGCAGTCCAGCAGCGGTTTGACGTTGGCTTCCGCCATGCGGGCTGCAGTTCGCCAAGACGCGGAGGTGTTGCTGGTCAGCGAGATTCGCGACGTCGAAACCGCCGAGGCTGTGCTGGCCGCATCGATGACGGGTCACCTGTGTTTCTCTTCGATTCATGCAGGAACCGTGGGAGGAACTTTGCGTCGGTTGGTGCAAATGAACCTGCCAACGTTTGCGATTCAAAGTGGCCTGCGCGGCGTGATGTGCCAACGCTTACTCCGCCGACGATGTGATGCCTGCGATCCCGACGCGAACGATGCCAGTGATTGCGGTCTGTGTCATGGAGCGGGATATTCCGGGCGAATCCCCATCTCCCAAATTGTTGACTTGAACGATTCGGAGATTGGTTCGTCCATCTTTGATGCTCTGGTCAATCAGCTTCCCGCGTCGAAGCTAGATCGAATCATCGAAGACGCGGGCAACGAATCCCTTCGAGCCCAAGCCGAACGCTTGATCGAAGAAGGCGTGACGGATCGCGAAGAAGTGTTCCGCGTTCTGGGGCACAACGTTCTCGGGCACAACGATTCGGGGGACCGTTCATGA
- a CDS encoding pilus assembly FimT family protein produces the protein MVAALPNRSFTTARRGFTLMETMAGVAFLAIATGFAVQMHHSGRTFDRVSMDRLERQLAVENEAQRLSLIPYEDLAGVVEQRDPESDIQIQIDPFEAGSRDGLHLSIQTTVHSQPLQHHVWRMEPNE, from the coding sequence ATGGTAGCCGCTCTCCCCAACCGATCATTCACGACCGCACGCCGAGGTTTCACTTTGATGGAAACCATGGCTGGGGTTGCGTTTCTCGCGATCGCGACTGGCTTCGCCGTGCAAATGCATCACAGCGGACGCACCTTTGATCGTGTCTCGATGGATCGTTTGGAACGCCAGCTTGCGGTTGAAAACGAAGCCCAGCGACTGTCATTGATTCCCTACGAAGACCTTGCGGGCGTTGTCGAGCAACGCGATCCGGAATCCGACATTCAGATTCAAATCGATCCCTTTGAAGCGGGCTCCCGAGATGGTTTGCATCTGTCGATTCAAACCACCGTCCACTCGCAACCGCTGCAGCATCATGTGTGGCGAATGGAGCCGAACGAATGA
- a CDS encoding DUF1559 family PulG-like putative transporter yields the protein MKRSQRRNGFTLLELLVVTGVIGILIGLLLPAVQAAREAARRMSCSNNLSQIALGVAQYHDAFGHLPPHGTGTFNNANDPLTTNQFRLSFLVSITPFVGKVPLWEAIGEGYVGDPPQGIADDTSIESYGMDLGMMDGSEERHTYPPMGPAPSISAYEPWRKELALFRCPSDPGYGRPALGRTNYAACLGDAIQGLDEGLWTHDGTTWSPSGKLQMEATGRGMFVPRMITSYDDVRDGLSSTVMLGEICTDLGDKDIRTSPSLNNGWGGGVLDDAKICWTQEDPDRPMFWDVTAGSVQFPTSSAQGRGFRWADASPLMTGFNTTLPPNEAICFGGDETTIGTLTTSSRHQGGTHIAMADGAIQFITDSIDAGYVETSVILGGEGEQAPGSPSNFGLWGALGTRDQGEISDYDY from the coding sequence ATGAAGCGATCACAACGTCGAAACGGATTCACGCTGTTGGAGCTGCTCGTCGTGACCGGCGTCATTGGGATTCTCATTGGGTTGTTGTTACCAGCGGTGCAAGCGGCACGCGAAGCAGCCAGACGGATGAGTTGTTCCAATAACTTGAGCCAGATCGCTCTGGGCGTGGCGCAGTACCACGATGCGTTCGGACATTTGCCGCCACATGGAACGGGGACGTTCAACAACGCGAATGATCCGCTGACGACCAATCAGTTTCGATTGAGCTTTTTAGTTTCCATCACACCATTCGTTGGCAAGGTTCCCCTTTGGGAAGCGATCGGTGAAGGCTACGTGGGAGATCCGCCTCAGGGTATTGCTGATGATACTTCAATCGAGTCCTACGGGATGGATCTTGGAATGATGGATGGAAGCGAAGAGCGACACACTTACCCGCCCATGGGCCCCGCGCCTTCCATCTCCGCCTACGAACCGTGGCGGAAGGAATTGGCTCTCTTTCGTTGTCCATCTGACCCGGGGTATGGACGCCCTGCACTCGGACGCACGAACTACGCTGCGTGCCTTGGCGACGCGATCCAAGGATTGGACGAAGGGTTGTGGACGCACGATGGGACGACTTGGTCGCCCAGTGGGAAATTGCAAATGGAAGCGACGGGCCGCGGCATGTTCGTGCCTCGCATGATCACATCCTACGACGATGTGAGGGACGGATTGTCATCGACGGTCATGCTGGGCGAGATCTGCACCGACTTGGGCGACAAAGACATCCGCACGTCGCCTTCGCTGAACAACGGTTGGGGCGGTGGGGTTTTGGATGACGCGAAAATATGCTGGACACAGGAAGATCCAGACCGGCCAATGTTTTGGGATGTCACGGCGGGTTCAGTTCAGTTTCCAACCAGCTCCGCACAAGGCCGTGGTTTCCGATGGGCCGACGCGTCGCCTTTGATGACTGGATTCAACACGACGCTTCCTCCGAATGAAGCAATCTGCTTTGGGGGCGATGAAACCACGATTGGAACGTTGACGACGAGCAGCCGTCACCAGGGCGGCACGCATATTGCCATGGCGGACGGGGCAATCCAATTCATCACCGACTCGATCGACGCCGGTTACGTTGAAACCTCGGTCATTCTTGGCGGAGAAGGCGAGCAAGCACCCGGGAGTCCCAGCAACTTTGGATTGTGGGGTGCACTCGGCACTCGCGATCAGGGCGAGATTTCTGACTATGACTACTGA
- a CDS encoding type II secretion system protein, protein MNRRHGFTLLETLVMLTMVIAMLGGTLALVSLIRTSSQHATADGLDRQEIRRLANDIRRDVADANQVEVDGSRLILDFSDSNSRIVYDFGSEPAFARTVESTDESVQSSDRYLINKSSQVELRLQPLSEDEADSDRETSLVELTVALPDRPTKPIQILAAPRISP, encoded by the coding sequence ATGAATCGTCGACACGGCTTCACCCTGCTTGAAACGCTAGTCATGCTCACCATGGTCATCGCCATGCTGGGCGGAACGTTGGCGTTGGTGTCATTGATTCGCACCAGCAGCCAACACGCAACGGCCGATGGGCTCGATCGTCAAGAAATTCGACGACTAGCGAATGACATCCGCCGGGATGTTGCGGATGCCAACCAAGTCGAAGTGGATGGTTCGCGGTTGATCCTCGACTTCAGCGATTCCAATTCACGAATCGTGTACGACTTCGGTTCAGAACCCGCTTTCGCTCGCACCGTTGAGTCCACTGACGAGTCCGTGCAATCATCCGACCGCTACCTGATAAACAAAAGTTCGCAGGTCGAACTTCGACTGCAACCGCTCTCGGAGGACGAAGCCGACTCAGATCGGGAAACATCGCTTGTCGAGTTGACCGTCGCATTGCCTGATCGTCCCACGAAACCGATTCAGATTCTGGCTGCCCCGAGGATATCCCCTTGA